The nucleotide window GAAATCAGTTCGGCATTCATAGGATTGCCTCTATCTGTATGCTTATTTTGCCTGGGGCTGCTGCCGGAACTGCTGCGGCGGGAGTCCGGTGTTTTTGCGGAATACATGGCTGAAATAATGTGGATCGTTGTAACCGCTTTGGTAGGCTATTTCTGAACATTTAAGATTTGTGGTTAACAGCAGCTCTTTGGCGCGTTCCATTCTGAGCCGGGTAATGTACTCTTTGTATGACTCGCCGAATTCGTCGCTGAAGATGGCGCTGAAATAGCTGGGGCTGAGGTTTGCTTTAGCGGCGACATCGTTGAGCATCAAATCCGGGTTGGTAAAGTGTTCGTCAATGAAGGCTTTCACGTCGTGGATGTTGCGGTTTCTTTGGTGCGAGGTGTGGTTATTACGAAACGCGAAAGCCTGGGTAAAGAGTTTGCTGATTGTTTCTCTTATCTGGTCGGTCGTTTTAATGCCGGCCAGCAGCTTTTCTATATTTTGAATTTCGGGGATCACCTGAGCGGGATCGCCGCCTAATTCGCTGATGAATTCGGCGGTGGTTAAGATGAGGTCTACAAACAAGTAATGTTTGACCAGATAGGAGTGGGCGGCCGCTTTGGCGAGGGGGTGGAGGTGGGCGCTGTAAAAGGCTGCGAAGTCTTCGTTGGCGCCCCCTTTTAGATAGTGTTCAACGGCCGTTTGTTCCAGTTTTAGTTTCTCTACGGAATCACGGCCGTTATGCCAATCACTCATGGCGGCGCCGGTTCCGGCATTCTTAACCTGGGCGAGCGCTTCCGCAAAGGACTGCGAGATTTCCGTGAGCCGCTGGTAGGGGGAACCAATGCCAATGGTCACCAGGCACGAGACGGCGTTTTCTACTTCTTGTTGAATCAAGTCGGTCAGAAAAGCGCCGTCTTGGGTCAGCTCGTCCAGGCTGTCCCCGGTGATGATCAGCAGGAGTTCTTCCACGCTTTTTTGGGTGAGAAACGTGCCGGGGTGGGGGTAGATCAGGTCTGCTGCGATTGACTGAATCTGTTGGTACTCGGCGTAGGTGAGATGCTGCGCTGCTGTTGGCGCCGTGATTCTGATGAGGGCCACCAGATAGTACGGGGCAATAATGTTCAAACCAAGCTGCTGACATTGCTCAATGGCTTCGGCCGACGGCACACCGCCCACAACGAGTTGGAACAGCAGTCTTTCTCTCTGTAAGGCCAGATTGTCCTGAAGCTGCCTTTGCAGTTGTTTGAGTTTTTCGCGCTCTTCCCGTTCCTGGTCCAGCAGCGCGGCAATTTTTGTGAGGACTTCGTGCAGCTTAACGGCCGTTATCGGCTTAAGCAGGTATTCCGAGACGCCCAGTTCGATGGCCGATTGGGCATACTCAAACTCATCATGCCCGCTGAGGATGACCACTTTGATCCAGGGCATGCGCTGCCGCACCAGTTTGCTCAACTGCAAACCGTCCATGAAGGGCATTTTGATGTCTGTGATCAGAAGGTCGGGTTGGGTGGTTTCGATGAGGGGAAGGGCGATATCTCCATCAGGGGCTTCGCCGCAAAATTCAAAACCGGCAGCTCGCCAGTTTACGTTGTCCCGTATTCCCACTCTGGCAGCGGCCTCGTCCTCCACTAAAAATACTTTGTATACCATGCAGTACCTCTTCCTTCACAATGTCGCAGGAGTTGGTAGATATGGGGAGAAAGAACGGAACGGCAGTTTTCCTTGCCGGTCGTCAGTTCCATGCAAGTCAGCAAGAAATCAGTGTAACATAGCCCAAATTGAGCGTCAATGAAGCTCAATGAGCAGCAAATGGCGGGGCGGCTCCCGGAACCGCCCCGCCGCAAGGCGTCATCTTAAGCAGCGGGACTTACCGTAATGTGTAATAGACCTGGTTCCAGTGCAGCTCTTTTTTAATGCTGGCAACTGTGGCGTTTTCGTCAATCAGCAGATATTCGATGCCGGCTATCTCGGCAAAATCTTCCATGTGTTCGGTGGTGACGGACAGGCTGAACCCGGTATGGTGCGCCCCGCCGGCTAAAATCCAGGCGGCCGCGCCCACTTTCAGGTTGGGCTGCGGCGTCCACAGGGCGCGCGCCACCGGCAGTTTGGGCAGCGGCTGCTCCGTGGGTACTACTTCCACCGTGTTGACGATTAAACGGAAGCGGCTGCCCAGGTCAATGATGGAGGCGTTGAGCGCTGGTCCGGTCTGAGAGTCGAAAACCAGCCGTACCGGGTCTTCTTTGCCGCCGATGCCGAGTGGATGAATTTCCAGCGATGGTTTGCCGGCGGCAATGCTGGGGCAGATTTCCAGCATATGCGCGCCCAATACTCTGTCGCCATTTTTGCTGAAATGATAGGTGTAATCTTCCATGAAGGAAGTCCCGCCGCTCAAGCCTGCGCCCATCACCTTCATGGCGCGCAGCAGGGCAGACGTTTTCCAGTCCCCTTCTGCGCCAAAACCATAGCCATCGGCCATAAGCCGCTGCGCTGCGATGCCCGGTAGTTGCTTAATTCCGTGCAGATCTTCAAAGGTGGTGGTGAACCCTTTGAAACCGCCATTTTCCAGAAAGGCGCGCATACCCAGTTCGATGCGGGCGGCGTCGCGTAATGATTGGCGCTGGCTGCCGCCGGTTTGTAGGGAGGGGGCGAGGGTGTAGCTGTCTTCGTAAATGGTGATGAGGTCGGTAACGGCCGTTTCCGACACCGCATGGATGTATTGCACCAGGTCGCCCACGCCATACCCGTTCACCGAGTAGCCAAACTTCATCTGCGCCGACACCTTGTTGCCTTCCGTCACCGCCACTTCGCGCATATTGTCGCCAAAACGGGCGAATTTGGCCCCTTGCGCATCGTGCCAGGCGGCGGCGGCGCGCAGCCACACGTCCAGCCGCGCCAATACTTCCTCATCCTGCCAGTGGCCCACCACAATCTTGCGCGCCAACCCCAGGCGCGCGCCGATGAAGCCAAACTCCCGCCCACCGTGCGCCGTCTGGTTCAAATTCATGAAATCCATGTCAATGGTAGACCAGGGGATTTCCGCATTGAACTGGGTATGGAACTGCACAAAGGGTTTTTGCAGCGCCTGCAAGCCCGCAATCCACATCTTGGCCGGGGAAAAAGTGTGCATCCAGCAAATCAGGCCGATGCAGTTTGGGGCTGAATTGGCTTCCTGGCACACGCCATACACCTCTTCGGGACGGGTGACGATGGGTTTAAACACAACCTTGACGGGTAATTTATGAGAATCGTTGAGGGCGTTGGTGATGAAACGGCCGTTATCCGCTACCTGCGCCAACGCTGCCGGACCGTACAAATGCTGGCTGCCCACCACAAACCACACTTCCAATGGAGCAAAAATATCTGTATTCATTTGATTATTCCTTTGATGTGAACCTTTGACTGGGGGGTGAGCTCCCGGACCTTCGCCTCGGGCCCGCGCCCCAGGGCTTTGGCAAAGGCGCGGCCCTGGCGCAGGAGGAGAAAATGCCCAAAACGTGTTGATCTCAGATGACAGTCACTTCTAAAATAGCCGTCATCTGTTGGGCTTATTGCCCATATACGTTCTGATACCGGTCATACAGCTTATCAATGTCCGCCTGGGCAATGGTTAGAGGCGCGCCCAGCAGCAGCGACGCCCAGGCAACAGCGGCGTTGTCTTCTGTCATCGCGGCCGCTTTCACCGCTTTTTCGGCCGTTGCGCCCACCGTAAATACGCCGTGACTTTGCAGCAAGCAGGCCGGACTGCGGCTCCCTTTAAGCGTTTCCACCACCACCTGTCCAATCTCTTCCCCGCCGATCAGCGCAAAGCCGCCGCAGGGAATGTCCCCGCCAAACTCATCGCCCATCGCGGTGGTGATGCAGGGGATGCCGCGCCCGTGGGTGGCAAACGCCGTGGCATAACGCGAATGGGTGTGGACGATGCCGTTCACCTCTGGCATGTGGCGGTACATGTAGCAGTGCGACGCCGTGTCTGAGGACGCTTTGTAAACACCTTCGACGATATTGCCATCCAAATCCACCACCACCATACTCTCCGCTGTCAGGTCGGGAAATTTAATACCGGTCGGTTTAATAACCACCAGATTGGTCTCCGGATCACGGGCGCTGATGTTGCCGCTGGTCCAGGCGACCAGGTTATTTTTGGTAATTCAAAATGCAGTTGCACGAGTTCTTCTTTTAGTGTTTCAAGCATATCGCTTCTTCCCGTAGCGTCAAATTTTCTACTTGGTGCCGAGGCAGGGGGGCGGTGCGCCACGGCGTCATCCCTTGAAATCTTAAAGAACCTTCTACTTTAGGGCAGTAACGGCCGTTCTCTCAATAATCAGCCCCTCTTTATACCGCGCCATAAAAGCCGCAAAGCCAGCCACATCCGCTGGCTCAGGCGCTATCGTCGTGCCAGCTTCGCCTGCAAAAACCTTGTTAGAGAGATAGGCTTCCAGGGTTTCATTTTCTGCCTTTTGGCGCAAATAAGCCGCCAGCAAAGCAATCCCCCATGCGCCGCCTTCGCCGGCGGTCTCCATCACAGTAACAGGCACATTCATGGCCGCCGCCATCATCTTTTGCCCCACTTCCTTGGTTTTGAAGAAGCCGCCGTGCCCGAGAATCTGGTCAATTTCTACCTGCTCCTGCTCAAAAAGAATGTCCAGGCCAATCTTCAAGGCCCCAAGCGACGAAAACAGATGGACGCGCATGAAGTTTGAGAGGGTGAAACGGCTTTCGGGTGTACGGACGAACAACGGCCGTCCCTCTTCAAAGTGGGTGATATGCTCGCCCGAGAGATAGTTGTAGGCCAGCAGCCCGCCGCCATCCGCCTCGCCCGTCAGCGCCTTTTGGTACAGCGTTTCAAACAGTTTGGACTGGTCAATCTCCACGCCCACCGCCTCGGCGAATTCCTGGAACAGACCAACCCAGGCGTTGAGATCGGAGGTGCAGTTGTTGCTGTGGACCATGGCCACCGGTTTGCCTGTGGGCGTCGTTACCATGTCAATCTCAGGATACAATTTTGACAGCGCCTTCTCCAAAACGATCATGGCAAAGACGGATGTGCCTGCGGAAACATTGCCGGTGCGCACGGCCACGCTGTTGGTGGCGACCATGCCCGTGCCGGCGTCGCCCTCCGGTGGACAGAGAGGGATACCCGCTTTTAGCTGTCCCGTGGGATCAAGGAGTTTTGCGCCATCTGCGGTTAGTGCGCCCGCAGCATCCCCCGCTGCCAGAACTTTGGGCAGGATGTCTTGAAGCTTCCACAAAATGTTTTTTGCTTCGAGCCGTTCATTGAACAGTTCGATCTTGCCTGCATCATAGTCGTTGGTCTGGCTGTCAATGGGAAACACGCCTGATGCTTCGCCAATCCCCAACACCTTTTGCCCCGTCAGTTTCCAATGGACGTAGCCTGCCAGTGTGGTTAGAAAACTGACGTCTTTAACGTGGGTTTCCTGGTTTAATATCGCCTGATAGAGGTGGGCAATGCTCCAGCGTTGGGGAATGTTAAACTGGAACAGTTCCGTGAGTTCCTCTGCTGCCTGCCCGGTGATGGTGTTGCGCCAGGTACGAAACGGGGCCAGTAAAGTTTCATCCTTGTCGAATGCCATATACCCGTGCATCATGCCGCTAAAGCCGATAGCGCCGATGGTTTGCAGCGGCGTGTTGTAGTTCTTTAAAACTTCGTGGCTGAGCTGCCGGTAGCTCTCTTGTAAACCTGCCCAGACATCTTCCAGACTATAAGTCCAGACCCCATTTTCATATTGGTTTTCCCACTCATGGCTTCCCGCCGCAATCGGCATATGATCCGCACCGATCAGCACCGCCTTGATGCGCGTCGAGCCAAACTCGATGCCAAGAATAGTCTTGCCGTTCTCAATTGCTTTTTGGATATCGTTTCGATTCATGTCCATCCTCCATAACCTGAAAACACATAATCTGAAAACGTTAATCGTTCACCCCACGCCCCCTAAGCCTGTCGAAGGGGCGTGGGGTGAATGGTTGCCTGAAAACTTATGATCACGCCTTATTCTTATTCCGCACGTCAAACCAGACAGCAAATGCCAGCACCAGACCTTTAATCGCCTGCTGCCAGTCAATGCCAATGCCCACAATCGACATGCCATTGTTCATGACGCCCATCACCAG belongs to Candidatus Leptovillus gracilis and includes:
- a CDS encoding helix-turn-helix domain-containing protein, producing MVYKVFLVEDEAAARVGIRDNVNWRAAGFEFCGEAPDGDIALPLIETTQPDLLITDIKMPFMDGLQLSKLVRQRMPWIKVVILSGHDEFEYAQSAIELGVSEYLLKPITAVKLHEVLTKIAALLDQEREEREKLKQLQRQLQDNLALQRERLLFQLVVGGVPSAEAIEQCQQLGLNIIAPYYLVALIRITAPTAAQHLTYAEYQQIQSIAADLIYPHPGTFLTQKSVEELLLIITGDSLDELTQDGAFLTDLIQQEVENAVSCLVTIGIGSPYQRLTEISQSFAEALAQVKNAGTGAAMSDWHNGRDSVEKLKLEQTAVEHYLKGGANEDFAAFYSAHLHPLAKAAAHSYLVKHYLFVDLILTTAEFISELGGDPAQVIPEIQNIEKLLAGIKTTDQIRETISKLFTQAFAFRNNHTSHQRNRNIHDVKAFIDEHFTNPDLMLNDVAAKANLSPSYFSAIFSDEFGESYKEYITRLRMERAKELLLTTNLKCSEIAYQSGYNDPHYFSHVFRKNTGLPPQQFRQQPQAK
- the araA gene encoding L-arabinose isomerase, with the protein product MNTDIFAPLEVWFVVGSQHLYGPAALAQVADNGRFITNALNDSHKLPVKVVFKPIVTRPEEVYGVCQEANSAPNCIGLICWMHTFSPAKMWIAGLQALQKPFVQFHTQFNAEIPWSTIDMDFMNLNQTAHGGREFGFIGARLGLARKIVVGHWQDEEVLARLDVWLRAAAAWHDAQGAKFARFGDNMREVAVTEGNKVSAQMKFGYSVNGYGVGDLVQYIHAVSETAVTDLITIYEDSYTLAPSLQTGGSQRQSLRDAARIELGMRAFLENGGFKGFTTTFEDLHGIKQLPGIAAQRLMADGYGFGAEGDWKTSALLRAMKVMGAGLSGGTSFMEDYTYHFSKNGDRVLGAHMLEICPSIAAGKPSLEIHPLGIGGKEDPVRLVFDSQTGPALNASIIDLGSRFRLIVNTVEVVPTEQPLPKLPVARALWTPQPNLKVGAAAWILAGGAHHTGFSLSVTTEHMEDFAEIAGIEYLLIDENATVASIKKELHWNQVYYTLR
- a CDS encoding FGGY-family carbohydrate kinase → MDMNRNDIQKAIENGKTILGIEFGSTRIKAVLIGADHMPIAAGSHEWENQYENGVWTYSLEDVWAGLQESYRQLSHEVLKNYNTPLQTIGAIGFSGMMHGYMAFDKDETLLAPFRTWRNTITGQAAEELTELFQFNIPQRWSIAHLYQAILNQETHVKDVSFLTTLAGYVHWKLTGQKVLGIGEASGVFPIDSQTNDYDAGKIELFNERLEAKNILWKLQDILPKVLAAGDAAGALTADGAKLLDPTGQLKAGIPLCPPEGDAGTGMVATNSVAVRTGNVSAGTSVFAMIVLEKALSKLYPEIDMVTTPTGKPVAMVHSNNCTSDLNAWVGLFQEFAEAVGVEIDQSKLFETLYQKALTGEADGGGLLAYNYLSGEHITHFEEGRPLFVRTPESRFTLSNFMRVHLFSSLGALKIGLDILFEQEQVEIDQILGHGGFFKTKEVGQKMMAAAMNVPVTVMETAGEGGAWGIALLAAYLRQKAENETLEAYLSNKVFAGEAGTTIAPEPADVAGFAAFMARYKEGLIIERTAVTALK